A window from Fragaria vesca subsp. vesca linkage group LG5, FraVesHawaii_1.0, whole genome shotgun sequence encodes these proteins:
- the LOC101306056 gene encoding uncharacterized protein LOC101306056 — MAARASSAVGQVVLSLHHPVRNASSPSPPRVSAFPGRRDLLLLSLTWTASAAVATAPAKAEDIGLFGIRKKLKEAERETEAIVKEGFEAAEKGIETAEKGIKTAEKGIETAEKEIETVAGFGGLAQAGLVVGAEVVGVVVASSVVNAILGPES, encoded by the coding sequence ATGGCTGCGAGAGCTTCTTCAGCTGTAGGCCAAGTCGTCCTCTCACTCCACCACCCCGTCCGCAATGCCTCCTCCCCCTCGCCGCCACGTGTATCCGCATTTCCCGGGAGGAGGGACCTGCTCCTGCTCTCGCTGACATGGACGGCCTCGGCTGCTGTCGCAACTGCCCCGGCAAAAGCGGAGGACATCGGGCTTTTCGGGATACGTAAGAAGCTGAAGGAGGCGGAGAGAGAGACGGAGGCGATAGTGAAGGAAGGCTTCGAGGCGGCGGAGAAGGGCATCGAGACGGCGGAGAAGGGCATCAAGACGGCGGAGAAGGGTATCGAAACGGCGGAGAAGGAGATCGAAACGGTGGCGGGGTTTGGCGGGTTGGCGCAGGCGGGACTGGTGGTGGGAGCTGAGGTTGTGGGGGTAGTGGTTGCTAGCTCTGTTGTCAATGCGATTTTGGGGCCGGAGAGTTGA
- the LOC101312544 gene encoding thioredoxin-like protein HCF164, chloroplastic-like — translation MARVASNPVGLHRFRPCFQTAQLPQQLRAFIPPRTNHHRRFQTVACQKTPTPSDPSTSEKSPVEPVSGNEVSSTVTSSSTDSGIPKYPNKTSNRQVAVVSTLAALALFLSGRLDLGVSLKDLTVAALPYEEALSNGKPTVVEFYADWCEVCRELAPDVYKVEQQYKGRVNFVMLNVDNTKWEQELDEFGVEGIPHFAFLDKEGNEEGNVVGRLPEKYLRENVDALSRGEASIPHARVVGQYSSAENRKVHQVVDPRSHG, via the exons ATGGCTCGTGTGGCTTCAAACCCAGTCGGGCTCCACAGATTCCGGCCATGTTTCCAAACTGCTCAACTTCCCCAACAACTCAGAGCCTTCATTCCCCCCCGGACCAACCACCACCGCAGATTTCAGACCGTTGCTTGCCAGAAAACCCCAACTCCCAGTGACCCCTCCACCTCG GAAAAGTCGCCTGTTGAGCCAGTTTCTGGTAATGAAGTGAGTAGCACCGTTACGAGTTCCTCAACAGACTCTGGCATTCCCAAATATCCGAACAAAACTTCCAACAGGCAAGTAGCGGTGGTTTCTACTCTTGCAGCATTGGCACTTTTCTTATCAGGACGGCTCGACTTGGGTGTTTCTTTGAAGGACCTCACTGTTGCTGCATTACCTTACGAAGAG GCTCTGTCAAACGGCAAGCCTACTGTTGTTGAGTTCTATGCCGATTGGTGTGAAGTATGCAGGGAATTGGCTCCGGATGTGTACAAAGTTGAGCAGCAGTATAA GGGCCGTGTAAATTTTGTTATGCTCAATGTTGACAACACAAAGTGGGAACAAGAGCTTGATGAGTTTGGTGTTGAGGGTATTCCACACTTTGCGTTCCTAGATAAAGAGGGGAATGAAGAGGGCAATGTAGTAGGCAGGCTCCCAGAAAAGTACTTGCGAGAGAATGTGGATGCCCTCTCACGCGGAGAAGCCTCCATACCTCATGCCCGTGTAGTGGGACAGTATTCCAGTGCTGAAAACAGAAAGGTTCACCAAGTTGTTGATCCAAGAAGTCATGGATAG
- the LOC101312834 gene encoding uncharacterized protein LOC101312834, with protein MAEEATASVSETLAQPIAAANTNEATIEIATEEGGTESTCNNTTTINDKPEGSAVTSSSDGDREKTLEFANELMEKGNKAMKEDDFGEASECFSRSLEIRVAHFGELAPQCVKTYYKYGCALLYKAQEEADPLGNVPKKEGESQQESANAGAAKNVLNGESSTASVSSNAEQVASPILQEGALDDGVSSGKDQEEDNEDSDVEELAEGDEDETDLDLAWKMLDVARAIIEKQNSGDTMEKVEVLSALAEVALEREDFETSLSDYQNALSILERLVEPDSRHIAELNFRICLCLEIGSKPDEAISYCQKAISVCKSRVRRLMIESKSFSGSTASSSASEDQGVQQSSDATKSDNALTDKQAEIQNLTELCGDLEKKLEDLQQLVTIPRSIADLMGMVSAKAKAVEKSASSAVVGSSQMGTADNNGGFDSPTISTAHTNGSSGVTHLGVVGRGVKRTLTNSGTAETNPGKKPAIDPSESNGEGK; from the exons ATGGCGGAGGAAGCGACGGCGTCAGTGTCCGAAACCCTAGCCCAGCCAATTGCGGCGGCGAACACCAACGAGGCCACCATTGAGATCGCTACCGAGGAGGGAGGCACCGAGTCCACCTGCAACAACACCACCACCATCAATGACAAGCCCGAAGGTTCCGCCGTCACTTCTTCCTCCGACGGCGACCGCGAGAAGACGCTCGAGTTCGCCAACGAGCTCATGGAGAAGGGAAACAAGGCCATGAAGGAGGACGATTTCGGCGAGGCATCCGAGTGCTTCAGCCGCTCTCTCGAAATCAG GGTTGCACATTTTGGTGAACTTGCTCCTCAGTGTGTGAAGACATACTACAAGTATGGATGTGCATTGCTTTATAAAGCTCAGGAGGAGGCTGATCCATTGGGTAATGTACCCAAGAAAGAGGGTGAATCTCAACAGGAATCTGCTAATGCTGGAGCTGCTAAGAATGTTTTAAATGGTGAATCTTCCACAGCTTCTGTTTCAAGTAATGCTGAACAGGTTGCAAGTCCAATCCTTCAGGAAGGAGCACTGGATGATGGTG TTTCTAGTGGAAAAGACCAGGAAGAGGATAATGAAGACAGTGATGTTGAGGAACTTGCTGAAGGTGATGAAGATGAGACTGACCTTGATTTGGCATGGAAAATGCTTGATGTTGCAAGAGCAATCATTGAAAAGCAGAACTCTGGTGACACAATGGAGAAGGTGGAGGTGCTATCAGCTTTGGCAGAAGTGGCATTGGAAAGAG AGGACTTTGAAACTTCTCTCAGTGACTACCAGAATGCACTGTCCATTTTGGAGCGATTGGTTGAGCCTGACAGTCGACATATCGCTGAACT AAACTTTCGAATATGTTTGTGTCTAGAGATTGGGTCTAAGCCTGATGAAGCAATTTCATACTGCCAGAAGGCAATTTCAGTTTGTAAATCTCGTGTGCGGAGGCTCATGATTGAATCAAAGAGTTTCTCAGGATCAACAGCATCATCTTCCGCTTCTGAAGATCAGGGTGTCCAGCAGTCCTCAGATGCAACTAAGTCAGATAATGCATTGACAGATAAGCAGGCAGAGATTCAAAATCTAACTGAGCTTTGTGGCGATCTGGAAAAGAAG CTTGAAGATCTGCAACAACTGGTCACCATTCCAAGATCCATTGCTGATCTTATGGGAATGGTGTCTGCCAAGGCAAAAGCTGTTGAGAAGAGTGCATCTTCAGCAGTGGTAGGCTCTTCACAGATGGGCACTGCTGACAACAATGGAGGTTTTGATTCCCCAACCATTTCCACTGCTCATACAAATGGATCTTCTGGAGTCACACATCTTGGCGTGGTAGGTAGAGGAGTGAAGCGAACGTTGACAAACTCAGGCACGGCAGAAACAAACCCAGGGAAGAAACCTGCTATTGATCCATCAGAAAGTAACGGTGAGGGCAAATGA
- the LOC101306347 gene encoding BTB/POZ domain-containing protein At5g66560-like, with amino-acid sequence MEITEAAEKSSSKGQAWFCTTGLPSDIVVEVEDMTFHLHKFPLMSKSRKLHNLIAEQEANPTHPQQELEEEPDEIEEVQCQIVLPNFPGGSETFEIAAKFCYGVKIDLNSTNVGPLRCAGEYLEMTEEYSEDNLISKTERFLSQAVFKSFKESIKALKSCERVMPLAETLGITQRCIDSIANRATNADPSLFGWPVNEVAPNPNSSKHQILWNGIDTGGRRKGISRANHPDSWLEDLVLLSLPFFKRLILAMKSGNLSREMVETCLMYYAKKYIPGISRSTRKPSSSTTTTSGSSLASESQQRELLETIISNLPLEKTPRPSTNTRFLFGLLRTANILNASQGCKAALEKKIGSQLEQASLDDLLIPSYSYLNETLYDVDCVERILGYFLDGLERNRNRNRDGIEDEDEEEERDIECATSPALMLVGKLTDEYLSEIASDANLKPDRFYNFAMALPERARLFDDGLYRAVDVYLKAHPWISEPEREKICGILDCQKLTLEACTHAAQNERLPLRAVVQVLFFEQLQLRHAIAGTLIAGEAAPLESSRPSVLRREAESEEEDEEEEGGAVEVHAEEGGGGTWRSAVRENQVLRLDMDSMRTRVHQLERECSNMKKVIEKIDSKPPGQPDGRTGWKGSLTRRFGCKFKTQVCDSHEPTVVEGRKGRRHHHHQQ; translated from the exons ATGGAGATAACAGAAGCAGCTGAGAAATCAAGTTCCAAAGGCCAAGCATG GTTCTGCACAACTGGGTTACCAAGCGACATTGTGGTTGAAGTAGAAGACATGACCTTTCATCTTCACAAG TTCCCTCTCATGTCGAAAAGCCGAAAGCTTCACAACCTGATTGCAGAGCAAGAGGCCAACCCAACACACCCCCAACAAGAGCTAGAAGAAGAGCCAGACGAAATTGAAGAAGTGCAGTGTCAAATAGTCCTCCCAAACTTCCCGGGCGGCTCCGAGACCTTTGAAATCGCCGCTAAATTCTGCTACGGCGTCAAAATCGACCTCAACTCGACCAATGTGGGACCTCTCCGCTGCGCCGGAGAGTATCTAGAGATGACAGAAGAGTACTCCGAAGACAACCTCATCTCCAAAACCGAGAGGTTCCTGTCTCAAGCCGTGTTCAAGAGTTTCAAGGAGTCCATCAAAGCTCTCAAATCCTGCGAGCGCGTCATGCCACTCGCGGAGACGTTAGGCATTACACAGAGATGTATCGACTCCATAGCTAACAGAGCCACCAACGCCGATCCCAGCCTGTTTGGCTGGCCGGTCAATGAAGTCGCCCCGAATCCAAACTCATCCAAACACCAGATTCTGTGGAATGGGATTGACACTGGTGGAAGAAGAAAAGGGATTTCTAGAGCAAACCATCCAGATTCTTGGCTTGAAGATTTGGTCCTCTTAAGCCTCCCTTTCTTCAAGAGATTGATTCTAGCAATGAAGAGCGGAAATCTGAGTCGTGAAATGGTGGAGACTTGTTTGATGTATTACGCCAAGAAATACATCCCCGGAATCTCAAGATCGACCCGAAAGCCTTCTTCTTCCACCACCACAACTTCTGGCTCCTCTTTAGCTTCGGAGAGCCAACAGAGGGAGCTGTTGGAGACTATAATCTCGAACCTTCCATTGGAGAAGACACCAAGACCTTCAACGAATACAAGATTTCTATTTGGGTTGTTGAGAACGGCGAACATCTTGAACGCCTCGCAGGGGTGTAAAGCCGCATTGGAGAAGAAGATTGGGTCGCAGCTCGAGCAAGCTAGCTTGGACGATCTGCTCATTCCGAGCTATTCGTATCTGAATGAGACTCTATACGACGTCGACTGCGTGGAGAGGATTCTGGGGTATTTTCTGGACGGGTTAGAGAGGAACCGAAACAGAAACAGAGATGGGATTGAAGATGAAGATGAAGAGGAAGAGCGTGATATTGAATGCGCTACATCGCCGGCGCTGATGCTAGTCGGGAAACTAACCGACGAGTATCTGTCTGAGATTGCGTCGGATGCTAATTTGAAGCCGGATAGGTTCTACAACTTCGCAATGGCGCTGCCGGAGCGAGCGAGGCTGTTCGACGACGGGCTTTACAGAGCTGTGGATGTTTATCTCAAG GCGCATCCGTGGATATCGGAACCGGAGCGGGAGAAGATATGTGGGATTCTGGATTGCCAGAAGCTCACATTGGAGGCGTGCACTCACGCCGCCCAGAACGAGCGGCTGCCGCTGCGCGCCGTCGTACAGGTCTTGTTCTTCGAGCAGCTTCAGCTCCGTCACGCCATCGCCGGTACTCTGATAGCTGGGGAGGCTGCGCCGTTAGAGTCCAGTCGGCCCTCAGTGTTGCGACGAGAGGCGGAGAGTGAGGAGGAGGACGAGGAGGAGGAAGGTGGCGCGGTGGAGGTGCACGCGGAGGAAGGAGGCGGAGGCACGTGGAGGTCGGCTGTGAGGGAGAACCAGGTGCTGCGATTGGATATGGATAGCATGAGGACGCGGGTCCATCAGCTTGAGCGGGAGTGCTCCAACATGAAGAAGGTGATCGAAAAGATTGACAGTAAGCCGCCGGGTCAACCCGATGGGCGGACCGGATGGAAAGGGTCGTTGACCCGGCGGTTCGGGTGTAAGTTCAAGACCCAGGTGTGTGATTCGCACGAGCCGACGGTCGTGGAGGGGAGGAAAGGGCGGCGCCACCATCATCATCAACAATAG